In one Halococcus salsus genomic region, the following are encoded:
- the lrp gene encoding HTH-type transcriptional regulator Lrp, with protein MVYENLDTDLINELLGNGRTSLRSLAETLDVSVTTVSNHLQELEETGVIRGYSPTVDYDALGYDVTAIMQLTVEGTALSDVTDSLREHHQILSVYEVTGGFDIIAIGKFRDTDDMNGQIKSLLNDSGINESNTSVVLNKVSEHDQFEIDTDTSSSE; from the coding sequence ATGGTGTACGAGAACCTCGACACTGACCTCATCAACGAATTGCTGGGCAACGGACGTACAAGCTTGCGAAGCCTCGCCGAGACGCTTGATGTCTCGGTGACAACCGTCTCAAATCATCTTCAAGAGCTCGAAGAAACGGGTGTGATTCGTGGGTATTCGCCCACTGTAGACTACGATGCACTCGGATACGACGTCACAGCCATCATGCAACTCACGGTAGAAGGAACCGCGCTTTCGGATGTGACTGACAGCCTCCGCGAACATCACCAGATACTCTCGGTTTACGAGGTGACCGGCGGGTTCGATATCATCGCGATCGGGAAGTTCAGAGACACCGACGATATGAACGGCCAGATCAAGAGCCTCCTGAACGACTCCGGAATCAACGAGTCCAACACCAGTGTCGTGTTGAACAAGGTGAGCGAACACGACCAGTTCGAGATCGACACAGACACCTCATCAAGCGAGTAG
- a CDS encoding IS5 family transposase — protein sequence MEVDLLDFMRTCKRLIKQALGTSASESTNGLARWKHVLIHCYRLEDDHSYRETENRLQCFSELREILELDLNDVPDYSTIYKSFDRLEMRVWRALLRVSAEQLPQSGHVALDSTFFECGHASSYYLKRSDRDVKTLKVTTITDTESLAVLDLQCSVEWKHDTKLGPQVVRRNADDLLSVAADKGFHDWMSKFEFYTLDVDPLVLERGSSTETVGHNTLIRDAGYSQRWMSETSYSTTKRSLGSAVRAQFWYREFREIVLMFSISNIEQLCEPL from the coding sequence GTGGAAGTGGATCTCCTCGACTTCATGAGAACGTGTAAACGTCTGATCAAACAAGCGTTGGGGACGAGCGCGAGCGAGTCCACCAACGGACTCGCCCGCTGGAAACACGTTCTCATTCACTGTTATCGGCTCGAAGACGACCATAGCTACCGCGAAACAGAAAATCGTCTCCAATGTTTCAGCGAACTGCGCGAAATCCTCGAACTCGATCTCAACGATGTTCCGGACTACTCCACGATCTACAAGTCGTTTGACCGCCTCGAAATGCGGGTTTGGCGGGCGTTGCTCCGCGTTTCTGCGGAGCAACTCCCGCAGTCCGGTCACGTCGCCCTCGACAGCACCTTCTTCGAGTGCGGGCACGCTTCGTCGTACTACCTCAAGCGGTCGGATCGAGACGTAAAGACGCTGAAAGTCACCACAATCACCGATACGGAGTCGCTTGCTGTGCTGGATCTGCAGTGCTCGGTCGAGTGGAAGCACGATACGAAACTCGGGCCGCAGGTCGTTCGGCGAAACGCCGACGACCTGCTGTCAGTCGCCGCTGACAAGGGATTTCACGACTGGATGAGCAAGTTCGAGTTCTATACGCTTGACGTCGATCCACTCGTCCTCGAACGCGGATCATCGACAGAGACGGTTGGCCACAACACGCTAATCCGGGACGCTGGGTACTCTCAGCGGTGGATGTCCGAGACGTCGTATTCGACGACGAAGCGCTCGCTCGGCTCCGCCGTGCGAGCGCAGTTCTGGTATCGTGAATTCCGTGAAATCGTCCTGATGTTCTCTATCTCGAACATCGAACAGCTTTGTGAACCACTGTGA
- a CDS encoding MarR family transcriptional regulator: MLRRIELEVLSTIESGDTVSELATKLDHSESYLSRAIADLVEKRLVYTERDGRQKRVVPSDSRAVEVYQNLVRQHSHIDFPELLTGKTLEMLYYFDQPRTVSEIADRSDNYRNTVNRVLKQLRDRGLVGTDDGRYNFNGDFDHLHEFARELAHHLHRQRLKTVASNGTILWEDFDEFLAQTDTKVETEHFYETGLARFAAFDLQFLLTRHRYYLYSEDIEAVSPAELCCHTLLIDDDTRYRSYCLLLLSSVDVNESEFRERATKYGLEDEIDSLIRYLETQGALSDERLPEWDEFQELAADYEVSLPR; encoded by the coding sequence GTGCTCCGGCGCATCGAACTTGAGGTCCTCTCTACCATTGAGTCCGGCGACACGGTCTCCGAACTCGCAACGAAGCTCGATCACAGTGAGAGCTACCTCTCCCGTGCAATCGCTGATCTTGTCGAGAAGAGGCTCGTCTACACGGAACGTGACGGCCGCCAAAAGCGGGTCGTTCCCTCTGATAGTCGAGCCGTCGAGGTCTATCAGAACCTCGTCCGCCAGCACTCCCACATCGACTTCCCGGAGCTGTTGACCGGCAAGACACTCGAAATGCTGTATTATTTCGATCAGCCGCGAACCGTTTCCGAGATCGCCGACCGGAGCGACAACTACCGCAACACGGTTAACCGAGTCCTCAAACAACTTCGCGACCGTGGTCTCGTCGGTACGGACGACGGCCGCTACAACTTCAATGGCGACTTCGACCACCTACACGAGTTCGCACGCGAGCTGGCCCACCATCTCCACCGACAACGCCTCAAAACGGTCGCCTCGAACGGGACGATTCTCTGGGAAGATTTCGATGAATTTCTCGCCCAGACAGACACAAAGGTTGAAACAGAGCACTTCTATGAAACCGGCCTCGCTCGGTTCGCGGCATTCGACCTCCAGTTTCTGCTGACCCGCCATCGCTACTACCTCTACTCCGAGGATATAGAGGCAGTCTCACCGGCGGAGCTCTGTTGTCACACGTTGCTGATCGACGACGACACCCGCTACCGCTCGTACTGTCTACTCTTGCTCAGTTCCGTCGATGTCAACGAGAGCGAGTTTCGAGAACGAGCAACGAAGTACGGCCTCGAAGACGAAATCGACAGCCTGATCCGATATCTCGAGACACAAGGAGCACTCAGCGACGAGCGCCTCCCCGAGTGGGACGAGTTCCAAGAGTTGGCGGCTGACTACGAGGTGTCACTACCACGATGA
- a CDS encoding DUF6036 family nucleotidyltransferase gives MRPTFGREYIENEFQRIADELSEPLTVYLIGGGAMALRDLKEATKDIDLVVTDGDAYGQLWAVLMDRGYAEVQSLDADYRALGATSCVENEDGCRLDIFNQQVANKLVLTKGMRNRSEPFLATDRLTVRLVSNMDIFLFKLIAGRDDDIEDMNMLVQAGLDYDVVQDELEVQINRLGDDQFATFANEALVDLDERYGVTTPIEDPIRELTDQYYRGLEVLQALDEPMTIHELATDLGLDIDVVQDRVAYLAEFDRIYQDGETVSPMD, from the coding sequence ATGAGGCCCACATTCGGGCGAGAATATATCGAAAACGAGTTCCAGCGAATCGCGGATGAGCTGTCTGAGCCGCTCACGGTCTACCTGATCGGTGGTGGCGCAATGGCGTTGCGTGATCTCAAGGAAGCGACGAAGGATATCGACTTAGTCGTCACAGATGGCGACGCGTACGGCCAGCTGTGGGCTGTCCTGATGGATCGTGGGTATGCGGAGGTACAATCGCTGGATGCCGATTATCGGGCGCTGGGTGCGACGAGCTGCGTCGAGAACGAGGATGGCTGCCGTCTCGACATCTTCAATCAGCAGGTCGCGAACAAACTCGTGTTGACCAAGGGAATGCGCAACCGAAGTGAGCCGTTCCTCGCGACCGACCGATTGACCGTTCGGCTGGTCAGTAATATGGATATCTTCCTATTCAAACTGATTGCGGGCCGTGACGACGACATCGAGGACATGAACATGCTCGTGCAGGCTGGCCTCGACTATGACGTCGTCCAAGATGAACTCGAAGTCCAGATCAACCGGCTCGGCGACGACCAGTTCGCAACCTTCGCGAACGAAGCCCTGGTCGATCTCGATGAGCGGTACGGGGTGACCACGCCGATCGAGGACCCCATCCGGGAGCTAACAGACCAATATTACCGCGGACTCGAAGTTCTCCAAGCACTCGACGAACCGATGACTATCCACGAACTGGCCACTGATCTTGGATTAGACATCGATGTGGTCCAAGACAGGGTCGCGTATCTTGCCGAATTCGACCGGATATACCAAGATGGTGAAACAGTCAGTCCGATGGATTAG